A single window of Synechococcus sp. CBW1004 DNA harbors:
- a CDS encoding DEAD/DEAH box helicase, with protein sequence MLPSVVASELEQVAADAIRTAFHPTTPGFAGLIDRFLADREQLLKGPYVSVALPFHQGTGRDWFPQIPLPFPPYRHQEKAFQRLMPGSPVNTLVATGTGSGKTEAFLLPLLEHCRQQQAPGTRGIKAILIYPMNALATDQARRIADLIHTTPALAGLRAGLYIGSSDDEQTAAMTATSVITDKEALQKAPPDILLTNYKQLDYLLIQPHVQSLWEHNGRLPDGSSTLRYLVVDEFHTFDGAQGTDLACLIRRLRDRLQCPGEDLVCVGTSATLGGPESREAMLDYAGQIFASRFESTALIEEERLSPEEFFSGHTAYGQEGLRVLPLPGLEAIDQLDPDPASTAEAYLTVQAALWLGDGLAPPPDGNVNDDKWRLALGLQLGTLPAVHNLVRQAEGTCSVEELLERFSRQLGLGDRYPRRYRVLLLESLLALIAHARRSTTRLDGTPVVVPWLNLRVQLWLRELKRMVASVEAEPQLRHSDDLAGSDASPHLPVVHCRDCGATAWTSTVLHSGSNRLDRANNLQSFYKAFFSGAPELRFLFPQGKAAETISHQFCASCLSFHPAKDLANATPTGASPLCPACQSRELLPVDIPDCSTVDDNNHPRVSRDCPYCNAQQGLLLIGSSAANLSSTWSASLFASAFNSDKKLLAFSDSVQDAAHRAGFIAARAYRTTFRTALTRTLQQAGAPLPLNQLQERLISDWQQRFPNPVDFAATFIPHDLEWLREWDALQQQLTPSLEAEGTLMRFLADRLRWEVASEFGYRARLGSSVEQAGALAAAIDPAAVSRLLPGLLRGLQNEIEPLRGLRLHPLQQLVVGLLQHLRQRGGLALPELVGREGKTSEYLESGGENTYPFNQIPYLPGIGRNSTRPIFLTSFRGKGRFEQLVRDSGRPTWCQHWLQRTLFPGAAADNGAWLDAEQQKETLNAVVEALCEAGLLQQLSGGRGERIWAIPPAAIHVSHEAHPVRCEHCGDMHSVPSEQLSLWDGLPCQVRHCPGSYRHNPGDGSPLWGLPLYRRLYRRGDVHRIVAREHTGLLERPDRERLETQFIRGQYRSDPNLLSATSTLEMGINIGDLSSVLLASVPPEPANYLQRIGRAGRRDGNAIVGTLVNGTAHDLYFFSDPRAMLQGQVNPPGCYLDAAYILRRQLLAYSLDRWVASGLDALALPRKLKPVLDGVEQAAAGQPADVFPTTWLGWVQAHQNALVERFCGLFGEELLPATRSDLRGFLLSPVDAGSAEALTAPFAAELLARLRDLVAERKRLRALATQLRTRFNKLCERPEDGLTPDERDAKEAIYREMRAYNQLRKDLDGRPLLAMLTDEGFLPNYAFPEAGVTLKSVLWRKLPGRSGDGRRSEELPTLSYERPANVAIRELVPDGQFYAQGRRVKVDQVDPNLNKPERWRFCPACSHASCETDDDFSRKQCPRCGNSGYSDQGQVKEMAKLRQVQATTEDARSRFGDDTDERNPLFFHRELLILPDHSRREISLAIDDEEFPFGAEYLASTTFREINFGEQAAVGATHAIAGKALKVKGFELCRHCGKVQRGPVSSRNHTWGCRYRDKPDDAQLRQLLFMYREFSSEALRFLLPGASFWDEAGQPSFVGALHLGLRQRFGGKVDHLQSALGEEPQPSSQQRKTFLYLFDSVPGGTGYVRQLIEDGGQDLRAVFEQSLKALQACSCSDGCYRCIFMYRQRFDRQRTSKRRAIEQLQSILRRWQDLQPSERSLSEVVINTRAESELELRFIEKLREGKGAPAGVSVTLRDDFIKGNKGYLLTFSHGMGPNGSPAVVSWKVELQVPLGEAEGVRSFSRADFLLTPTAGGKPIAIYTDGWEFHRSRLAADAEQRMALQRSGRYLFWSLSWDDVVEAPPTAQTPLEPNSLAVGMVPAFATKSETFLACWWPQQLLDSLATPPLLMPRQAQLASSLELLMAYLANPSEPLWQGMAQQFCLAQASPLAIESPELMAAADTLQLGAHVQEWQGTGSSRRVGQQLTPAPSLQIHNLVDMGLHERRHPAASFRAVHFDPGAGGSEKQQQAAWREWLRQGNLFQFLPHLLVSTPGWGGSEEPAVVDPPQVWVAPDASSPGEDISGMASPAAEERHRAWQELGRFAPPELQPLLEALEAAWADTDRPLPEQAFELEGSRGDVLAQAELAWVDQRLAVVCDPVDAEAFTAAGWRCWSVQDPPAATAAALREALPLS encoded by the coding sequence TTGCTCCCCTCCGTTGTTGCCAGCGAGCTGGAGCAGGTGGCAGCCGACGCCATCCGCACCGCCTTTCACCCCACTACGCCAGGGTTCGCTGGGCTGATCGATCGCTTCCTGGCCGATCGCGAGCAGCTGCTCAAGGGGCCCTACGTGTCGGTTGCCCTGCCCTTTCACCAGGGAACAGGGCGCGACTGGTTCCCTCAGATCCCGCTGCCCTTCCCGCCCTACCGGCACCAGGAGAAGGCCTTTCAGCGGCTCATGCCCGGCAGCCCCGTCAACACCCTGGTGGCCACGGGCACCGGCTCCGGAAAAACCGAGGCCTTTCTCCTGCCCCTGCTGGAGCACTGCCGCCAGCAGCAGGCCCCTGGCACCCGCGGCATCAAGGCGATCCTCATCTACCCGATGAACGCCCTGGCCACCGACCAGGCCCGGCGCATCGCTGATCTGATCCACACCACTCCTGCTCTGGCCGGCCTGCGTGCTGGTCTCTACATCGGCTCCAGCGATGATGAGCAAACGGCGGCGATGACCGCCACCAGCGTGATCACCGATAAGGAGGCTCTGCAGAAGGCTCCGCCTGACATCCTGCTCACCAACTACAAGCAGCTCGACTACCTGCTGATCCAGCCCCATGTTCAGAGCTTGTGGGAGCACAACGGGCGTCTTCCGGATGGCAGCAGCACCCTCCGCTATCTGGTGGTGGATGAGTTCCACACCTTCGATGGCGCCCAGGGCACCGACCTCGCCTGCCTGATCCGCCGCCTCCGCGATCGCCTGCAATGCCCTGGTGAGGATCTGGTCTGCGTCGGCACCTCCGCCACCCTCGGCGGCCCCGAATCACGCGAGGCGATGCTCGACTACGCCGGCCAGATCTTCGCCAGCCGGTTTGAGTCCACCGCCTTGATCGAGGAAGAGCGCCTCAGCCCGGAGGAATTTTTCTCCGGCCACACCGCCTACGGCCAGGAGGGCCTGCGCGTCTTACCCCTGCCTGGTCTCGAGGCGATCGACCAGCTGGATCCTGATCCTGCCTCCACTGCAGAGGCCTACCTCACCGTCCAGGCGGCGCTCTGGCTTGGCGATGGCTTGGCCCCGCCACCGGATGGCAACGTCAACGACGACAAGTGGCGGCTGGCGCTGGGGCTGCAGCTCGGCACCCTGCCCGCTGTGCACAACCTGGTGCGCCAGGCCGAGGGCACCTGTTCGGTTGAGGAGCTGCTGGAGCGCTTCTCGCGCCAGCTCGGCCTGGGCGATCGGTATCCCCGCCGCTACCGCGTGCTGCTGCTCGAAAGCCTCCTGGCCTTGATCGCCCATGCCCGCCGCAGCACCACCAGGCTCGATGGCACCCCGGTGGTGGTGCCTTGGCTCAACCTGCGCGTGCAGCTCTGGCTGCGGGAGCTCAAACGCATGGTGGCCTCGGTGGAGGCCGAACCGCAGCTGCGCCATTCCGATGATCTGGCTGGCAGCGACGCGAGCCCCCACCTGCCGGTGGTGCACTGCCGCGATTGCGGCGCCACCGCCTGGACCTCCACCGTGCTCCATTCCGGCAGCAACCGGCTGGATCGGGCCAACAACCTGCAGAGCTTCTACAAGGCCTTCTTCTCCGGTGCCCCCGAGCTTCGTTTCCTGTTCCCCCAGGGCAAAGCGGCCGAGACGATCAGCCATCAGTTCTGCGCCTCCTGCCTGTCGTTCCACCCCGCCAAAGACCTGGCGAACGCCACACCTACCGGTGCTTCTCCGCTCTGCCCCGCCTGTCAGAGCCGCGAGCTGCTGCCGGTCGACATCCCCGATTGCTCCACCGTCGATGACAACAACCACCCGCGCGTCAGCCGCGACTGCCCCTACTGCAATGCCCAACAGGGCCTGCTGCTGATCGGTTCCTCCGCCGCCAACCTCTCCAGCACCTGGAGCGCCTCGCTGTTCGCCTCCGCCTTCAACAGCGACAAGAAGTTGCTGGCCTTCTCCGATTCGGTGCAGGACGCCGCTCATCGTGCCGGCTTCATTGCCGCCCGCGCCTACCGCACCACCTTCCGCACCGCCCTCACCCGCACGCTGCAGCAGGCGGGCGCTCCGCTTCCCCTCAATCAGCTGCAGGAGCGACTGATCAGCGACTGGCAGCAGCGCTTCCCCAACCCCGTCGACTTCGCCGCCACCTTCATCCCCCACGATCTGGAGTGGCTCAGGGAGTGGGATGCCCTGCAGCAGCAGCTCACCCCCAGCCTGGAGGCAGAAGGCACCTTGATGCGGTTCCTCGCCGATCGGCTGCGCTGGGAGGTGGCCAGCGAGTTCGGATATCGGGCCCGGCTGGGTTCCTCGGTGGAGCAGGCAGGTGCTCTGGCCGCCGCGATCGATCCCGCTGCCGTGAGCCGGTTGCTGCCGGGCCTGCTCCGTGGTTTGCAGAACGAGATCGAACCGCTGCGCGGTCTGCGTCTCCATCCACTCCAGCAGCTGGTGGTGGGGCTGCTCCAGCATCTGCGCCAGCGCGGTGGGCTGGCTCTCCCCGAGCTGGTGGGGCGGGAGGGCAAGACCAGCGAGTACCTCGAGAGTGGCGGGGAGAACACCTACCCCTTCAACCAGATCCCCTACCTGCCAGGCATCGGCCGCAATTCCACCCGGCCGATCTTTCTCACGAGCTTCCGCGGCAAGGGTCGCTTCGAGCAACTGGTGCGCGACAGCGGTAGGCCCACCTGGTGCCAGCACTGGCTGCAGCGCACCCTCTTCCCAGGCGCCGCTGCCGACAACGGGGCGTGGCTTGATGCCGAGCAGCAGAAAGAGACCCTCAACGCTGTTGTCGAGGCGTTGTGCGAGGCCGGCTTGCTGCAGCAGCTCAGCGGCGGGCGCGGGGAGCGCATCTGGGCCATTCCTCCTGCTGCCATCCACGTGAGCCATGAGGCCCACCCCGTGCGCTGCGAGCACTGCGGCGACATGCACAGCGTGCCCAGCGAGCAGCTCAGCCTCTGGGATGGCCTGCCATGCCAGGTGCGCCACTGCCCCGGCAGCTACCGCCACAATCCCGGCGATGGTTCGCCCCTCTGGGGTCTTCCTCTCTACCGACGCCTCTACAGGCGCGGCGACGTGCATCGCATCGTGGCGCGCGAGCACACCGGTCTCCTGGAGCGCCCGGATCGGGAACGGCTTGAAACCCAGTTCATCCGCGGGCAGTACCGCAGCGATCCCAACCTGCTGTCGGCCACCTCCACCCTGGAGATGGGCATCAACATCGGCGATCTCTCCTCGGTGTTGCTCGCCTCAGTGCCGCCGGAGCCGGCCAACTACCTGCAGCGCATCGGCCGTGCCGGTCGCCGCGACGGCAACGCCATCGTCGGCACCTTGGTCAACGGCACCGCCCACGACCTCTATTTCTTCTCCGATCCCCGAGCGATGCTGCAGGGGCAGGTGAATCCGCCCGGCTGCTATCTCGATGCGGCGTACATCCTGCGTCGACAGCTGCTGGCCTACAGCCTCGATCGCTGGGTCGCGAGCGGTCTCGATGCCCTGGCGCTGCCGCGCAAGCTGAAACCAGTGCTCGATGGGGTGGAGCAGGCTGCCGCCGGCCAGCCAGCGGACGTCTTCCCCACCACCTGGCTGGGTTGGGTGCAGGCCCACCAGAATGCGTTGGTCGAGCGATTCTGCGGACTGTTCGGCGAAGAACTGCTCCCGGCGACGCGCTCCGATCTGCGCGGCTTCCTGCTCAGCCCGGTGGATGCCGGCAGCGCCGAAGCCCTCACGGCTCCTTTCGCAGCGGAGTTGCTCGCCCGCTTGCGCGATCTGGTGGCGGAGCGCAAGCGGCTGCGCGCCCTCGCCACCCAGCTGCGCACGCGCTTCAACAAGCTCTGCGAGCGGCCTGAGGACGGTCTCACCCCCGATGAACGGGACGCCAAGGAGGCGATCTATCGCGAGATGCGCGCCTACAACCAGCTGCGCAAGGACCTCGACGGCCGCCCCCTACTGGCGATGCTCACCGATGAGGGCTTCCTGCCCAACTACGCCTTCCCGGAAGCCGGTGTCACGCTTAAGTCTGTGCTCTGGCGCAAACTGCCAGGCCGTTCCGGGGATGGCCGCCGCAGCGAGGAACTGCCAACCCTCTCCTACGAACGCCCCGCAAACGTGGCCATCCGCGAGCTGGTGCCCGACGGTCAGTTCTATGCCCAGGGGCGCCGCGTCAAGGTCGACCAGGTGGATCCGAACCTCAACAAACCGGAGCGCTGGCGCTTCTGCCCCGCCTGCTCCCACGCCAGCTGCGAGACCGACGACGATTTCAGCCGCAAGCAATGCCCCCGTTGCGGCAACAGCGGCTACAGCGACCAGGGGCAGGTGAAGGAGATGGCCAAGTTACGTCAGGTGCAGGCCACCACGGAAGATGCCCGCAGCCGTTTCGGCGATGACACCGACGAGCGCAATCCGCTGTTTTTCCACCGCGAGCTGCTGATCCTTCCCGATCACAGCCGCCGCGAAATCTCGCTGGCCATCGACGATGAGGAGTTCCCCTTCGGCGCCGAATACCTGGCGAGCACCACCTTCCGGGAGATCAACTTCGGTGAGCAGGCGGCCGTCGGTGCCACCCATGCGATCGCCGGCAAGGCGCTCAAGGTGAAGGGTTTTGAGCTCTGCCGCCACTGCGGCAAGGTGCAGCGGGGGCCCGTCAGCTCACGCAATCACACCTGGGGCTGCCGCTATCGCGACAAACCCGACGATGCCCAGCTGCGACAGCTGCTGTTCATGTACCGGGAGTTCAGCTCCGAGGCCCTGCGCTTCCTGCTCCCCGGCGCCAGCTTCTGGGATGAGGCGGGCCAGCCGTCGTTTGTGGGCGCCCTGCACCTGGGTCTGCGTCAGCGCTTCGGCGGCAAGGTGGATCACCTGCAGTCCGCCCTTGGCGAGGAACCCCAGCCCAGCAGCCAGCAGCGCAAGACCTTCCTCTACCTCTTTGATTCAGTGCCGGGAGGCACCGGCTACGTCCGTCAGCTGATCGAGGACGGCGGCCAGGATCTGCGGGCTGTGTTCGAGCAGTCCCTTAAGGCCCTGCAAGCCTGCTCCTGCAGCGACGGCTGCTACCGCTGCATTTTCATGTATCGGCAGCGCTTCGATCGCCAGCGCACAAGCAAGCGCCGTGCCATCGAGCAACTGCAGTCGATCCTGCGCCGCTGGCAGGATCTTCAGCCCAGTGAGCGCAGCCTCTCGGAGGTGGTGATCAACACCCGCGCCGAAAGCGAACTGGAACTGCGCTTCATCGAGAAACTGCGCGAGGGCAAAGGAGCGCCAGCGGGCGTCAGCGTGACCCTGCGCGATGACTTCATCAAGGGCAACAAGGGCTACCTGCTCACCTTCAGCCATGGCATGGGCCCCAACGGCAGCCCAGCCGTGGTGAGCTGGAAGGTGGAATTGCAGGTGCCGCTCGGAGAGGCCGAGGGGGTGCGCAGCTTCTCCCGCGCCGACTTCCTGCTCACCCCAACCGCCGGCGGTAAACCCATCGCCATCTACACCGATGGCTGGGAATTTCACCGCAGCCGGCTGGCCGCCGACGCGGAGCAACGCATGGCCCTGCAGCGCAGCGGCCGCTACCTGTTCTGGAGCCTCAGCTGGGATGACGTGGTGGAGGCGCCGCCGACGGCTCAGACGCCGCTGGAACCCAACAGCCTGGCCGTGGGGATGGTGCCTGCCTTCGCCACCAAGTCGGAAACCTTCCTGGCTTGCTGGTGGCCGCAGCAGCTGCTCGACAGCCTGGCAACCCCGCCGCTGCTGATGCCACGCCAGGCCCAGCTGGCCAGCAGCCTGGAGCTGCTGATGGCCTATCTGGCCAATCCCTCTGAACCCCTTTGGCAAGGGATGGCCCAGCAGTTCTGCCTGGCCCAGGCTTCCCCTCTGGCGATCGAGTCGCCTGAGCTCATGGCGGCTGCCGATACCCTCCAGCTCGGGGCCCATGTGCAGGAGTGGCAGGGCACAGGCTCATCGCGGCGGGTGGGTCAGCAGCTCACGCCCGCCCCCAGCCTCCAGATCCACAACCTGGTCGACATGGGCCTCCATGAGCGGCGCCATCCCGCCGCCAGCTTCCGGGCCGTTCATTTCGATCCCGGGGCAGGCGGCAGTGAGAAACAACAGCAGGCGGCCTGGCGGGAGTGGCTGCGTCAGGGCAACCTCTTCCAGTTCCTGCCCCATCTGCTGGTCTCCACCCCCGGCTGGGGCGGCAGCGAGGAGCCAGCTGTGGTGGACCCGCCACAGGTGTGGGTGGCACCTGATGCTTCATCGCCAGGCGAGGACATCTCAGGCATGGCAAGCCCTGCTGCCGAGGAACGTCATCGGGCCTGGCAGGAGCTGGGCCGCTTCGCACCTCCCGAACTGCAGCCGCTGCTGGAGGCCCTGGAAGCAGCCTGGGCCGATACCGATCGGCCCCTGCCTGAGCAGGCCTTTGAGCTGGAGGGCTCCCGCGGCGACGTGCTCGCCCAGGCGGAATTGGCCTGGGTCGATCAACGTCTGGCGGTCGTGTGCGATCCCGTTGATGCGGAAGCCTTCACAGCTGCGGGCTGGCGCTGCTGGTCGGTGCAGGATCCTCCTGCCGCCACAGCCGCTGCCCTGAGGGAGGCCCTTCCACTCTCCTGA